A window of the Camelus dromedarius isolate mCamDro1 chromosome 5, mCamDro1.pat, whole genome shotgun sequence genome harbors these coding sequences:
- the HAUS2 gene encoding HAUS augmin-like complex subunit 2 isoform X2, with amino-acid sequence MASIRGCTPWRQKMADMLNISKKSDSCFVNFSRLQQITDIQAEIYQKNLEIELLRLEKDTEDVVHPYFLAQKCHTLQSMNNHLEVVLKEKRSLRQRLLKPMCQENLPIEAVYHRYMVHLLELAVTFIERLENHLETIRNIPHVDANLKKMSMALAKMDILVTETEELAENILKWREQQEEVSSSIPKIIAEENFLHNCDVIISPLPFTSKVSVQTINTK; translated from the exons ATGGCGTCAATAAGGGGGTGCACACCGTGGCGACAGAAGATGGCT GATATGTTAAATATATCTAAGAAATCAGATTCTTGCTTTGTGAACTTCTCCAGACTACAGCAGATCACAGATATTCAAGCTGAAATCTATCAG AAAAACCTGGAAATTGAACTCCTAAGACTAGAAAAAGATACAGAAGATGTTGTCCATCCTTACTTTCTGG CTCAGAAGTGTCATACTCTGCAAAGCATGAATAATCATTTGGAAGTGGTGCTCAAAGAGAAGCGGTCCCTCAGGCAAAGACTGTTGAAACCCATGTGCCAAGAAAACTTGCCTATTGAAGCTGTTTATCACAG ATACATGGTACATTTATTGGAGTTGGCAGTAACTTTCATTGAGAGATTAGAAAACCATCTTGAAACAATTAGAAATATCCCTCATGTAGAtgcaaatctaaaaaaaatg AGCATGGCTTTAGCAAAGATGGATATTTTGGTGACTGAGACAGAAGAACTGGCAGAGAATATACTGAAGTGGCGAGAACAACAGGAGGAAGTCTCCTCTAGTATCCCCAAAATAATAGCTGAAGAAAATTTTCTTCATAACTGTGATGTTATCATATCTCCTTTACCTTTTACTTCTAAAGTTAGTGTCCAAACTATTAATACCAAGTAA
- the HAUS2 gene encoding HAUS augmin-like complex subunit 2 isoform X1 has protein sequence MAAANPWDPASAPNAAGLLLGHFVASGVVTQDMLNISKKSDSCFVNFSRLQQITDIQAEIYQKNLEIELLRLEKDTEDVVHPYFLAQKCHTLQSMNNHLEVVLKEKRSLRQRLLKPMCQENLPIEAVYHRYMVHLLELAVTFIERLENHLETIRNIPHVDANLKKMSMALAKMDILVTETEELAENILKWREQQEEVSSSIPKIIAEENFLHNCDVIISPLPFTSKVSVQTINTK, from the exons ATGGCTGCGGCGAACCCCTGGGACCCAGCGTCCGCACCTAACGCTGCCGGGCTACTGCTGGGCCATTTCGTGGCTTCAGGGGTGGTCACTCAG GATATGTTAAATATATCTAAGAAATCAGATTCTTGCTTTGTGAACTTCTCCAGACTACAGCAGATCACAGATATTCAAGCTGAAATCTATCAG AAAAACCTGGAAATTGAACTCCTAAGACTAGAAAAAGATACAGAAGATGTTGTCCATCCTTACTTTCTGG CTCAGAAGTGTCATACTCTGCAAAGCATGAATAATCATTTGGAAGTGGTGCTCAAAGAGAAGCGGTCCCTCAGGCAAAGACTGTTGAAACCCATGTGCCAAGAAAACTTGCCTATTGAAGCTGTTTATCACAG ATACATGGTACATTTATTGGAGTTGGCAGTAACTTTCATTGAGAGATTAGAAAACCATCTTGAAACAATTAGAAATATCCCTCATGTAGAtgcaaatctaaaaaaaatg AGCATGGCTTTAGCAAAGATGGATATTTTGGTGACTGAGACAGAAGAACTGGCAGAGAATATACTGAAGTGGCGAGAACAACAGGAGGAAGTCTCCTCTAGTATCCCCAAAATAATAGCTGAAGAAAATTTTCTTCATAACTGTGATGTTATCATATCTCCTTTACCTTTTACTTCTAAAGTTAGTGTCCAAACTATTAATACCAAGTAA
- the LRRC57 gene encoding leucine-rich repeat-containing protein 57 isoform X1, translating into MGNSALRAHVETAQKTGVFQLKDRGLTEFPSELQKLTSNLRTIDLSNNKIESLPPMIIGKFTLLKSLSLNNNKLTVLPDELCNLKKLETLSLNNNHLRELPSTFGQLSALKTLSLSGNQLRALPPPLCSLRHLDVLDLSKNQIRSIPDAVGGLQVIELNLNQNQISQISVKISCCPRLKVLRLEENCLELSMLPQSILSDSQICLLAVEGNLFEIKKLRELEGYDKVCISILLHFQSLQRKER; encoded by the exons ATGGGAAACAGTGCCCTCCGCGCTCATGTGGAAACCGCGCAGAAAACTGGTGTTTTTCAGCTTAAGGACCGTGGGCTGACCGAG TTCCCCTCAGAGTTGCAGAAGCTGACAAGCAATCTCAGGACCATCGACTTGTCCAACAACAAGATCGAGAGTCTCCCGCCTATGATTATAGGGAAGTTCACTCTGCTGAAGAGCCTCTCCTTGAACAACAACAAACTGA CTGTTCTTCCTGATGAGTTATGCAATCTGAAAAAACTAGAGACACTAAGCCTAAACAACAATCATTTGAGAGAGCTGCCATCTACCTTTGGGCAACTGTCCGCCCTTAAGACCCTGAGCCTCTCTGGGAACCAGCTTCGAGCACTACCACCACCACTTTGTAGTCTGCGGCACCTGGATGTACTGGATCTCTCCAAGAACCAGATTCGGAGCATCCCTGACGCAGTGGGGGGGCTTCAGGTCATTGAACTCAACCTCAACCAGAACCAG ATATCTCAGATCTCAGTGAAGATATCTTGCTGTCCTCGCCTTAAAGTTCTTCGTCTGGAGGAGAACTGTCTTGAGCTTAGTATGCTTCCACAGAGCATCCTCAGTGACTCCCAGATCTGTCTGCTTGCTGTGGAAGGCAAcctttttgaaataaagaaactTCGAGAACTGGAAGGCTATGATAAGGTTTGTATTAGTATACTTCTGCATTTCCAATCactgcaaagaaaagaaaggtga
- the LRRC57 gene encoding leucine-rich repeat-containing protein 57 isoform X2, with protein MGNSALRAHVETAQKTGVFQLKDRGLTEFPSELQKLTSNLRTIDLSNNKIESLPPMIIGKFTLLKSLSLNNNKLTVLPDELCNLKKLETLSLNNNHLRELPSTFGQLSALKTLSLSGNQLRALPPPLCSLRHLDVLDLSKNQIRSIPDAVGGLQVIELNLNQNQISQISVKISCCPRLKVLRLEENCLELSMLPQSILSDSQICLLAVEGNLFEIKKLRELEGYDKYMERFTATKKKFA; from the exons ATGGGAAACAGTGCCCTCCGCGCTCATGTGGAAACCGCGCAGAAAACTGGTGTTTTTCAGCTTAAGGACCGTGGGCTGACCGAG TTCCCCTCAGAGTTGCAGAAGCTGACAAGCAATCTCAGGACCATCGACTTGTCCAACAACAAGATCGAGAGTCTCCCGCCTATGATTATAGGGAAGTTCACTCTGCTGAAGAGCCTCTCCTTGAACAACAACAAACTGA CTGTTCTTCCTGATGAGTTATGCAATCTGAAAAAACTAGAGACACTAAGCCTAAACAACAATCATTTGAGAGAGCTGCCATCTACCTTTGGGCAACTGTCCGCCCTTAAGACCCTGAGCCTCTCTGGGAACCAGCTTCGAGCACTACCACCACCACTTTGTAGTCTGCGGCACCTGGATGTACTGGATCTCTCCAAGAACCAGATTCGGAGCATCCCTGACGCAGTGGGGGGGCTTCAGGTCATTGAACTCAACCTCAACCAGAACCAG ATATCTCAGATCTCAGTGAAGATATCTTGCTGTCCTCGCCTTAAAGTTCTTCGTCTGGAGGAGAACTGTCTTGAGCTTAGTATGCTTCCACAGAGCATCCTCAGTGACTCCCAGATCTGTCTGCTTGCTGTGGAAGGCAAcctttttgaaataaagaaactTCGAGAACTGGAAGGCTATGATAAG TACATGGAGAGGTTCACAGCCACCAAGAAGAAGTTTGCATGA